From the genome of Nicotiana sylvestris chromosome 2, ASM39365v2, whole genome shotgun sequence, one region includes:
- the LOC104245773 gene encoding phosphoenolpyruvate/phosphate translocator 2, chloroplastic isoform X2: MEPFFTVLLSALFLAERPSLWIVSSLIPIVGGVALASMTEASFNWIGFGSAMASNLTNQSRNVFSKKFMVKEEEALDNINLFSIITIISFILLVPVAILMEGIKFTPSYLQFAASQGLNVRELCVRLLLAGFCLHTYQQVSYMILQMISPVTHAVGNCVKRVVVIVSSVIFFQTPVSPINSLGTALALAGVFLYSRAKRLQPKPKVA; this comes from the exons ATGGAACCATTTTTCACAGTACTTCTTTCTGCCCTGTTTCTTGCCGAG AGGCCATCTCTTTGGATTGTATCTTCCCTGATTCCCATTGTTGGTGGAGTAGCATTAGCATCAATGACTGAAGCCTCTTTTAACTG GATAGGCTTTGGCAGTGCAATGGCTTCCAATTTGACTAACCAATCACGTAATGTATTTAGCAAAAAGTTCATGGTTAAAGAAGAG GAGGCGTTGGACAACATCAACTTGTTCTCTATCATTACAATCATTTCATTCATCCTTTTGGTTCCTGTTGCCATTTTGATGGAAGGGATCAAGTTTACTCCATCCTATCTACAATTTGCT GCAAGCCAAGGTTTAAATGTCAGAGAACTATGTGTAAGACTTCTTTTAGCTGGATTCTGCCTTCACACTTACCAACAG GTTTCATACATGATACTACAAATGATATCACCAGTGACACATGCAGTTGGCAATTGTGTGAAGAGAGTGGTGGTCATTGTATCCTCGGTCATTTTTTTCCAAACACCTGTCTCACCAATTAACTCTCTTG GGACTGCGCTAGCTCTAGCTGGAGTCTTTCTTTATTCAAGAGCAAAGAGATTACAGCCCAAGCCAAAAGTTGCATGA
- the LOC104245772 gene encoding ATP-dependent RNA helicase-like protein DB10, which translates to MAATATASSAGPRYAPEDPTLPKPWKGLVDGKTGYLYFWNPETNVTQYERPVAPSHGGTAPQHKSSVSVSSSVQRPSQGQPPDRDDDNEYNRGSNGGWSKLSSGEDIKTARGSELSRDETSVPKSNSAPAAASNISPDAYRRQHEISVTGGDVPPPFTSFEATGFPSELLREIHQAGFPAPSPIQAQSWPIALQGRDIVAVAKTGSGKTLGFLLPGFIHLKRRRNNPQSGPTILVLSPTRELATQIQDEAVKFGRSSKISCTCLYGGAPKGPQLRDLDRGVDIVVATPGRLNDILEMRRIRLDQISYLVLDEADRMLDMGFEPQIRKIVKEVPTRRQTLMFTATWPKEVRKIAADLLVNPVQVNIGNVDELVANKSITQYVEVLSYMEKQRRLDQILRSQEPGSKIIIFCATKKMCDQLARNLTRPFGAAAIHGDKSQGERDHVLSQFRTGKSPVLVATDVAARGLDVKDIRVVINFDFPTGVEDYVHRIGRTGRAGATGEAYTFFCDQDAKHASDLIKILEGANQQVPTELRDMASRGGGMGGARRQWSSGPGGREGGRGGRYDSGYGGRDGGRGGWGAPSSERSGRDYESDSRDSDRYGHGSRDTDAPPSFHARSFHETMMQASQRRGRSRSRSPNKGSGWGDTKSRERSRSRSAERFDQAPRQAPVGRSFHESMMGRSGSSPVASKHRSPSYSDNRSPSAGDCQKGWEKEKSPPRWQGDGKFGNEPRAYNGEEEEGMIPEDVETRA; encoded by the exons ATGGCTGCTACTGCAACTGCATCTTCTGCTGGTCCGCGTTACGCACCAGAGGACCCCACCCTCCCAAAACCTTGGAAAGGCCTGGTTGATGGTAAGACTGGATACCTCTATTTTTGGAATCCAGAGACCAATGTTACCCAATATGAGAGGCCTGTTGCTCCTTCCCATGGGGGTACTGCTCCACAACATAAATCATCGGTATCTGTAAGTTCATCAGTTCAAAGGCCTTCTCAAGGTCAACCTCCTGACCGTGATGATGACAATGAATACAACAGAGGTAGCAATGGTGGCTGGAGCAAGCTTTCTTCTGGTGAGGATATTAAG ACTGCAAGAGGAAGTGAGCTTTCCCGCGATGAAACATCTGTACCTAAAAGCAATAGTGCTCCAGCTGCTGCTAGTAACATATCTCCAGACGCCTATCGGCGTCAGCATGAAATTTCTGTTACA gGAGGTGATGTGCCCCCACCTTTCACATCATTTGAAGCGACTGGGTTTCCTTCGGAGCTTTTGAGGGAG ATACATCAAGCTGGGTTTCCTGCTCCTTCCCCGATACAGGCACAGTCCTGGCCCATTGCACTTCAGGGCCGTGACATAGTAGCTGTTGCAAAGACTGGATCTGGGAAAACTTTGGGTTTCTTGCTTCCTGGCTTTATTCATCTAAAACGACGTCGCAATAATCCTCAATCAGGCCCTACTATTTTGGTTCTGTCGCCTACAAGAGAGTTAGCTACACAGATACAAGACGAAGCTGTGAAGTTTGGTAGATCGTCAAAGATATCTTGCACG TGTCTATATGGAGGCGCCCCAAAAGGCCCTCAGCTACGAGATCTGGATAGGGGAGTAGATATTGTTGTCGCTACCCCTGGTCGTTTGAATGATATTTTGGAGATGAGAAGAATTAGGCTGGATCAAATTTCTTACTTGGTGTTAGATGAAGCGGATCGTATGCTGGACATGGGATTTGAACCTCAGATAAGGAAGATTGTAAAAGAGGTGCCAACACGACGGCAGACACTGATGTTCACGGCGACATGGCCAAAGGAGGTCCGTAAAATTGCAGCTGATCTATTGGTTAATCCAGTTCAGGTTAACATTGGGAATGTTGACGAACTTGTTGCAAACAAGTCTATAACACAG TACGTTGAAGTCTTGTCATATATGGAGAAACAAAGGCGGCTAGACCAGATCTTGAGATCCCAAGAACCAGGATCAAAAATCATAATCTTCTGTGCAACAAAGAAAATGTGTGACCAACTTGCTCGCAATCTTACACGCCCATTTGGAGCTGCTGCAATTCATGGTGATAAATCTCAGGGTGAGAGGGATCATGTATTGAGCCAGTTCCGCACGGGTAAATCCCCCGTTCTTGTCGCTACAGATGTTGCTGCCCGGGGCTTGGATGTCAAAGATATCAG GGTGGTGATCAACTTTGACTTTCCTACCGGAGTAGAGGATTATGTACACAGAATAGGAAGAACTGGTCGGGCTGGTGCGACTGGTGAGGCCTACACATTTTTTTGTGACCAGGATGCTAAGCATGCTTCAGATCTTATTAAAATTTTAGAAGGAGCAAATCAGCAAGTGCCTACTGAACTACGTGATATGGCTTCTCGAGGTGGTGGTATGGGAGGGGCTAGGCGTCAATGGAGTTCTGGCCCAGGTGGACGTGAAGGAGGACGTGGGGGACGTTATGATTCCGGCTATGGTGGAAGAGATGGAGGAAGGGGTGGTTGGGGAGCACCATCATCGGAAAGAAGTGGACGTGATTATGAGTCGGATTCACGTGACAG TGATAGATATGGTCATGGCTCTCGTGATACCGACGCTCCACCGAGCTTCCACGCTCGTAGCTTCCATGAAACAATGATGCAGGCTTCACAGAGACGTGGTCGAAGTCGGAGCAGAAGCCCGAATAAAGGTTCAGGATGGGGTGATACAAAAAGCAGGGAACGCAGTCGCAGCCGTAGTGCTGAAAGATTTGATCAGGCTCCTCGTCAAGCCCCAGTGGGACGCAGTTTTCATGAAAGCATGATGGGGCGCAGTGGATCATCCCCAGTGGCCTCAAAACACCGATCACCCTCTTACTCTGATAATCGATCTCCATCAGCTGGTGATTGCCAAAAGGGCTgggaaaaagaaaaatctccACCTAGATGGCAAGGTGATGGGAAATTTGGCAATGAACCTCGTGCTTACAATGGGGAGGAGGAAGAAGGTATGATTCCTGAAGACGTCGAAACGAGGGCCTAA
- the LOC104245773 gene encoding phosphoenolpyruvate/phosphate translocator 2, chloroplastic isoform X1 codes for MEISTFYMSPSTPFLKPQKPPNQIFTCKLNAHFQHFAFHRPIYCSIQKTSSSISSPSFSSFNRNTYRFALLKVRAVTENAEGSEGSKPRELAQTLQLGAMFGTWYLLNIYYNIYNKQVLKVFPFPATVTAFQFGCGTMLILFMWGFRLHPKPKISKSQFKAIFLLAAIHTLGNLLTNISLGRVAVSFTHTIKAMEPFFTVLLSALFLAERPSLWIVSSLIPIVGGVALASMTEASFNWIGFGSAMASNLTNQSRNVFSKKFMVKEEEALDNINLFSIITIISFILLVPVAILMEGIKFTPSYLQFAASQGLNVRELCVRLLLAGFCLHTYQQVSYMILQMISPVTHAVGNCVKRVVVIVSSVIFFQTPVSPINSLGTALALAGVFLYSRAKRLQPKPKVA; via the exons ATGGAAATCTCTACATTTTACATGTCTCCTTCTACACCATTTCTAAAGCCTCAGAAACCTCCAAATCAAATCTTTACCTGTAAATTAAATGCGCATTTTCAGCATTTTGCTTTTCACAGGCCAATTTATTGCTCAATTCAAAAAACTAGTTCTAGCATTTCTTCGCCTTCGTTTTCAAGCTTCAATAGAAACACGTATCGATTCGCTCTGCTCAAAGTTAGGGCTGTGACAGAAAATGCTGAAGGATCTGAGGGTTCAAAGCCTCGTGAATTGGCGCAAACTCTGCAACTGGGCGCTATGTTTGGAACGTGGTATCTTTTGAATATATATTACAACATTTACAATAAACAAGTTCTTAAGGTTTTTCCATTTCCGGCGACTGTTACGGCATTCCAATTTGGTTGTGGAACAATGCTGATACTATTTATGTGGGGATTTCGTCTCCACCCTAAACCAAAGATCAGTAAATCTCAA TTTAAAGCAATATTTTTACTAGCTGCAATTCACACATTGGGAAATCTTTTAACGAACATCAGCCTTGGGAGAGTAGCAGTTTCGTTCACTCACACAATCAAAGCAATGGAACCATTTTTCACAGTACTTCTTTCTGCCCTGTTTCTTGCCGAG AGGCCATCTCTTTGGATTGTATCTTCCCTGATTCCCATTGTTGGTGGAGTAGCATTAGCATCAATGACTGAAGCCTCTTTTAACTG GATAGGCTTTGGCAGTGCAATGGCTTCCAATTTGACTAACCAATCACGTAATGTATTTAGCAAAAAGTTCATGGTTAAAGAAGAG GAGGCGTTGGACAACATCAACTTGTTCTCTATCATTACAATCATTTCATTCATCCTTTTGGTTCCTGTTGCCATTTTGATGGAAGGGATCAAGTTTACTCCATCCTATCTACAATTTGCT GCAAGCCAAGGTTTAAATGTCAGAGAACTATGTGTAAGACTTCTTTTAGCTGGATTCTGCCTTCACACTTACCAACAG GTTTCATACATGATACTACAAATGATATCACCAGTGACACATGCAGTTGGCAATTGTGTGAAGAGAGTGGTGGTCATTGTATCCTCGGTCATTTTTTTCCAAACACCTGTCTCACCAATTAACTCTCTTG GGACTGCGCTAGCTCTAGCTGGAGTCTTTCTTTATTCAAGAGCAAAGAGATTACAGCCCAAGCCAAAAGTTGCATGA